The genome window TTCTTCTGGTGATGGAAAGGGGATACAACTTGAACCTCCTGTTAAAATGAGTTTAGAGCGTATGATTGAGTACATTGCAGGTGATGAATTTGTTGAGGCAACCCCGGATGCACTTCGTATACGTAAGCAAATCCTGGATCATACAGCTCGCAAGAGAGCAGGAAATAAAAACAAAGCGCAATAGACCATGAGTGATGTTAAGACCTTAGTAGTAGGTCATAAGAACCCAGATACAGACGCTATCTGCTCGGCGATAGCCTACGCAGAATATTTGCAGGCGATTGGAAACAAGAATGTTGAGGCCATAAGATGTGGAGAAGTAAATTCTCGAACGGATTTTGTTTTACGTAAAGCAGGTGTTTCTCAGCCTCGATTAGTGACCGATACCCGATTGACTGTAGGGGGTGTTTCCCGGCGCCATGTAGTAGGCGCGCATTATGATGACACTTTTCAGGAAGCTTTTAATAAGATGCGCAATGAAGGGCTTCGAAGTATGCCTGTGTTGCGAGAGGATGGATCCGTGGAAGGCATGCTTTCCATGCAAAAGATGGTAGAACTCCTTTTGCCGGAAAGTAACCAAGAGATTCAACCCAGGCAGATCAAAACATCCCTGTCCACAATTTGTCATGTGTTAGGAGGGCGGTTTCAACACGCAGTCGATGATGAGTCTCGAGAAGATTTAGTTCTAACGGTGGCAGCAATGAGTGCGGAGGTCTTTAAAGATAAATTGAAAGAATATCCTGCGGAACAACATGTAGTTGTTTTAGGGAATAGACCAACTATTCAGGAATCATCAATCAAATATGGTGTAAGAGCGTTGGTCATTACGGGTGGTTATGAATTGTCAGAAGAGTTGCTCAAGCTGGCACGGAAAAATAATATTACCGTATTAATCTCTCCGCGCGATACAGCCTCTACGACACTTTTGATGAAGTGCGCAAAGCCCATAGGTGATGCAATCTGGACTGATTTTATCAGTTTTCCTGAGAATACCTTAGTAGAGAGTATACGAAACGAGGTTTTGCAAAAGGGTCAAGTTCTCTTTCCCGTCATTAATGAACAAAAGAAAATGGTCGGAGTGTTTTCTAAGACCGACCTGATTAATCCTAAACCAGCACGTTTAATACTCGTGGATCACAACGAGTATGCTCAAGCCGTTACAGGAGCAAGTGATGCGGATATCGTAGAAGTCATTGATCACCATAAGTTGGGTGGCAGTCTATCCTCTCGT of Verrucomicrobiota bacterium contains these proteins:
- a CDS encoding putative manganese-dependent inorganic diphosphatase; translated protein: MSDVKTLVVGHKNPDTDAICSAIAYAEYLQAIGNKNVEAIRCGEVNSRTDFVLRKAGVSQPRLVTDTRLTVGGVSRRHVVGAHYDDTFQEAFNKMRNEGLRSMPVLREDGSVEGMLSMQKMVELLLPESNQEIQPRQIKTSLSTICHVLGGRFQHAVDDESREDLVLTVAAMSAEVFKDKLKEYPAEQHVVVLGNRPTIQESSIKYGVRALVITGGYELSEELLKLARKNNITVLISPRDTASTTLLMKCAKPIGDAIWTDFISFPENTLVESIRNEVLQKGQVLFPVINEQKKMVGVFSKTDLINPKPARLILVDHNEYAQAVTGASDADIVEVIDHHKLGGSLSSREPIRFIIEPIGSTCSIVANMFKQAGIEPSSKIALCMASGIISDTLFLTSPTTTEADKEILTWLEEVSGADLKAFAEEMFAEGSILKGSSAKEVVQVDCKEYDEDGWKLAVAQVEELELDHFWPKKQELEEALLEMARQRGRDFACLLITDITKHYSLLLTVGNEQVIERIEYPELMPNLFELDGIVSRKKQLMPVLLRILSGCPRGF